The genomic stretch CTCATCGACTGGCAGCCCATCAACGCCTTTCTGTGCAAGAAGATCAGGCGCAAGGCCAACGCCGTGGGCAATCCCGCCTATCCGCCTCTGGCGATGTTCAAGATTCTGCTCTTGCAGCGTTGGTACAACCTGAGTGATCCGGGCGTGGAGCAGGCGCTGCTCGACCGGCTCTCCTTTGTCAGATTTACCGGTTTTTCCATCGAGGACGACGTGCCGGACGAGACCACCATATGCCGTTTCCGTAACGGTTTGATCCGCCTGAAGGTGCTGGACTCCTTGCTCGACATGCTTAACCGCCAGCTTGAAGGACAAGGGCTTCTTGTCCGTGAGGGAGCCGTGGTGGACGCCTCGGTAGTCGAGTCGCAGCGGCGGCCGCGCAAGGTTATCGACGTGATGCCTGAGGACCGTTCCGAGGACGCCGAAGAACAGGATGGGCCGGTGGACTGCCGGGTCAGCTATTCGGATGACGAGGAGGCGGCCTGGCTCCGCAAGAGAAATCGGGCCTATTACGGCTACAAGCTCCATGCCGCGACGGACAGTCGAGACGGGTTTCTGCTCTGTGGTCACATCACTCCCGCGAACCATTCGGACACGGGCGAATTCGAGCGGCTCGTGAATGGCGTCGGCCTTGATCCCGGCGCACGGGTTTATGCGGACAAGGGCTATTGCAGCGGGAAGAACCGGGACATTCTGTTTGATCGCGATTTGGAGGACGGAACCATGGACAAGACGCCTCGTGGCGGCAGGCTGACAGACTTCGAAAAGACCCGCAACCGTGACATCAGCAGCATTCGGCAAATAGTCGAGCGGGCCTTCGGCACACTCAAACGTGGCTACGCATTCTTTCGGTCCCGATACGTGGGTCGTGAGAAGGTGGAGGGAGAGTTCCACATCCTCGCCATGGCGTTCAATTTGAAAAAAGCTGTTCGACTGGCGCGAGCCTGAAGGGAGAGGTGCGTCCAAAATCCGGCATTTCGGCCAGAAATGGCAGGAAAAGGCCGGGAATGAGCCCAAGCTGGGGTGCGGTCAGAACATCAAATTGGGTGCGGAGCGCAAGGCACGGACGCGAAAAGGGGATGCGCAGAGGTCTCATATCACCTACAATCTATCTCTCATGTTTACCGAACAAGTAACGCCAACTTCAAACAATGATTGTTGATACATTACCAGTTTATGTTATGCATTCACATTCATCATTTGCTATATAAGAGATGAAGAATCAATATATTTTGGGGCTGTACCAGATAACTAGCCCATATGTCTTCTAACCCACTGTTTCAGTTGTTTAAACTGGCTTCGCGGATTGCTGTTATTAAAACGCCACTCGCATTCCTTTAAAAACAGAGAAAAATGCTTGGTTGGAATGCCGTTGAATTTCCTCATATGGCGTTTGGCCTGGTTCCAAAAATTCTCGATTCCATTGATGTGGTTGTGGCTATCTGCAAACAGCTTCGAGTGGTTGATTCGGAAGTGTTTGAACGCTGACACATCAAGGACATTGTAGCCATACCAGCAGTCCGAGTAAACCACACTGTCTGGCTGGATTCTTTCCTGAATAATGGGAAGCAAGGTTTTACCTTTCGCATCAGGAATCACCTGTGTATAGACCTTCCCGCCCCTTTTAAGGATTCCAAAAACAGGAACCTTACCAGCCGCCCCACGTCCTCTTTTGCCCTTTCGCTTGCCACCGAAGTAGCTCTCATCGACCTCAAATTCGCCAAAATCCATCCCTTCACAGGACTCTTCTACCGCTATGATTTCCCGGAGCCGGTGAAAGTAATAGGCGGCTGTTTTGACGTTCACACCAACCAGATCGGCAGCGCAACGAGCTGTCGTGCCAGCCACAAAATGTTCGATTAAACGAAGCTGCTTGTCCTTGCTCAAACGACTTTTTCGCATTGCCATACCGATAACCCAAAGGAGTTATCTGGTACAGCCCCTATATTTTTAGGAATGCGCCTTTGTATCAAAAGCACTATCAGATGTATTTACCCCAACCCTTTACGCCAATGAATCAGACAGCTATGCAATAAGAAACTGCATATGACACGGTTCAAATTGCATCTTTACGATTTTCACACACCTACATGATTTGGTGTTGCTTACCCTTTGTGATAATATGTACTAGTTTACTCTAGTAAGTACAATCAATCACAGTTCATCAAGGACGACATAATGGAAGATAAAGACGATATTCTCTTCACCCCGGAAGGGGCAACAATGGCAGAAGCAAGCCGTGCCGCATTTCTTGTTGATGCCTGCGCATATTTTAGCGCCCTGTCCGAAGCAATCAGGAACGCTGAAAGAAGCATCCTGATTGCCGGATGGGATATTGACTCACGCATCAAGCTGGATCCAGTCAATAGCGACGAGAAGCTCTACGAATTGCTGAACAAATGCGTAGAAGAACGACCGGACCTGCATATACATGTTCTCATATGGGATTACCCGCTTGCCTACAGCTTGGACCGGGAACCCATGCAGCAACTGAATTTCCCGCTCAAAACGCATGAAAACATCCATTATCAGGCCGACTCGGCACTGCCGCTTGGGTCATCCCACCACCAGAAGATTGTCGTCATTGATGACAAGATAGCCTTTGTCGGAGGTATCGACCTCACCGCAGGAAGATGGGATCGGCCCGGTCATCCTCCCTTCGAAGAGCACAGGGTCAAACCCGATGGCAGCCACTACCTGCCCTATCATGACATTCAGATGCTCATTGAAGGTGAACCCGTGGCTCGGATCGGAGACATTGTTCGTAAACGCTGGGAGTGGGCAACCGACGAAGAGCTGTCGCCACCCCAAAAAACCGAAGGCACCCCGTGGCCCGCCTCTGTAGATCCGGACATGGAGAACGAAAATGTCGTTACCGCCATGACCTTGCCTGCTTTTCGAGGCAGACAGGCGCGGCGTGAGGTGGAGTCGCTCTACCTGCACCAAATCGCCCGAGCAAAAAAAACCATCTACATTGAGAATCAGTATTTCACCTCTACAAGCATACGCGATGCACTGATAGAACGGCTGCAAAGCCACGACTGCCCGGAAATACTGATCATCCTCCCTCAGATGACAACCGGATTACTCGAGCAGCTTGTCATGGAACCACTCCAGTCCGAAGTGCTCGACACCTTGGCTGAACAGGACAAACACAACAAGCTGGCAGTCTATTGCCCGTTCGGTGACGAGGATTCCTGCATTGCCATCAAGGTGCACTCAAAGATCATGATAATTGACGATGAGTTTATCACCGTGGGATCGGCGAATCTCAACGATCGATCCATGGGCTTGGATTCCGAGTGTAATCTCGCTTTTGGATCAAAGGAGATCACCAATACACTTGCTCATTTCCGCCACCGCCTGATGGCACATCACATAGGGATTCCCATGGATCAGGTCACAGACATGGAGCCTGAAAAAGGCATGCTGGGAACGGTCGAAGAACTGAGCCGCCCCACTGGCAGGCTCGTCATCGAGCCCAAAACCCGAAACGAAAATCCGCTCCCTGTTGACCCGGAGCTCATCCGGGAATTCGACACATCGCACCCAGGAGAATATGACACCATCATGGACGACTATTCGAGCTCTGAGAATTCCGAGCGAAGTTACCTTAGCTTCATGGGATTCGGCGCCATTTTGGCGGGGTTCATCATTCTGGCACTGCTTTGGCGTTTCACTCCATTGTCAGAGTACGCCACGCCTGATGCACTGCTACACTGGGCCGAACAGGTCCAAAAAATGCCCATGTCTCCGGTTCTCGCCATCCTGTGTTTTGTGGTTGGCGGCTTCATACTGTTCCCGGTCACTTTGCTTATCGTGCTGACCGCCAGTATTTTCTCCCCTGTGATGGCTTTCTTCATATCACTGGCAGGCTGTCTGGCTTCGGCTCTTTCCGTATATTATGTGGGCGAGTTGCTCGGACACAAGCAGATCAAGCGGCTTGCCGGATCAAAAGTAAAGGAAATCAGTGAACGTTTGGGCAAGCATGGACTGGCATCCATCGTCGTGACACGAGTGGTACCGGTTGCTCCCTATTCCGTTATCAACCTTGTGGCCGGTGCCTCACACATCAAGCTGAGTACATTTCTGCTCGGCACGGTTCTGGGCATGGGCCCCGGTATTGTTGCCATGACGTTGTTCGGAGCACAGTTGATCAATACGTTACGCAACCCGGGTCCCGGTACCCTTGCCATACTCATCGGCATCGTACTGCTTGTCGTGGTAGCTGGGACGTTGGTCAGACGCCGACTCAAGCGAATGAGGGATGATTCCGATTCAACGGAGGAGTCCCAATCGTGACCCGTCCCCTGCCAGCGCAGCATCTTCGTGTTGCGACCTACAACATACACAGTTGGCAAGGCATGGATGGAAAACGAGACCCTGATCGTATTTTCGAGGCTGTTGCCCACCTGGATGCCGACCTACTGGCTCTTCAGGAGGTAATATCTCCACAAGACACATCAGCCGCCTGCCCACTCCGGGAAATGGCGTCCAGACAAGGGTATCATGTAACCTACGGCCACACGTTACTTCGCCAGGACTCCCACTACGGCAATGCGCTGCTGAGCAGGAAAGAGCCTGTCCGCGTGCTGCGACATGACCTCAGCTTCCCCGAGCGAGAACCCCGAGGAGCACTGGAAACCATATTCTCGTATGATGGGGTAACCGTAAAAGCTGTTGCAACCCACTTGGGGCTGAATCCCAAAGAGCGGGCATACCAAATGGACAGACTTTTCCCGCTACTGGCTGCCAAAGATGCTGACATAACCCTGTTCCTTGGAGACTTTAACGATTGGTACGCCTGGAGCGCAGTGCGTCGACGCATACGAGGACTTTTCGGACCACAACCACAACCACGAACCTTTCCAAGCATTTTCCCTATACTTGCACTGGATAAAGTACATGTCAGACCAACGAGCCGACTTGAAGAAGTCACGCCAATTCGAACCGACAAGACGAAAAAAGCGTCGGACCATCTTCCGCTAGTAGCAACCGTGGACATAACTCAAGAGAGCGCCTCAAACGCTGATTGAATTCAATGCAGATCAATCGGAGAAATCAAACTCGCTGAGTTGGTTCAACAGCCAGTGTTCCGCTATTTCTCAGGTGGTCCTTGTTGCTCCAACACCCGCATAACAGCAAGGACGTATCCCAGGTGAGTAAATGCCTGCGGATAGTTCCCCAGAAGCATCCCTTTTTTGGGATCATACTCTTCGGCAAAAAGGCCTAGCGGGTTGGCGGTTTCTTCAATGCGTTTGAGCAATGTTTGCGCCTCTTCCAGACGCCCCATTTCCGCCATGCACTGAGCGAGCCAGCAATTGCAGATGAGGAAAACACCCTCGCCTCCCTCGATGCCTGCGCTTTCCCCCGAAATTCGGACCACCGGTTAAGGTGGAGTCAGCGTCCTTAAACCGATAAGGAAGGACGCATGACAAAGAGCAGCAAAAGACGGAAACATTCGGACAAGTTTAAGGCCAAGGTCGCACTTGAGGCGATTCGTGGCGTGAAGACGCTTGCGCAACTGGCTGCGGAGTACAAAGTGCACCCCAATCAGATTTCCACGTGGAAGCGGCAGCTCCTTGAGAATGTCGATGACATCTTTTCCAGTGGCAAGAAAGCCAAAAGCCAGGAGGAGATAACCGCACCGTTATTTGAGGAGATCGGTCGGCTCAAGATGGACATCAAGTGGCTTGAAAAAAAGTTGTAAGCCTGCCGCTTGAGGTGCGCCGCCAGTGGATCAAACCAGATCGGGAGTATTCCATCCGGCGGCAATGCAAGTTGGCAGGCATTTCCCGTTCGGGATTTTACTACAAGCCTGTAGCCGAATCCGATGAAAATTTGGCCCTGATGCGTCTGATCGACGAGCAGTACCTGCGTCAGCCTGATTACGGCTCGCCGCGCATGACAGATTGGCTGAGGACACAAGGGCATCAGGTCAACCACAAGCGGGTTGAGCGACTGATGCAGATGATGGGCTTGCAGGCCATTACTCCAGGGCCGCATACGAGTGTCCCCAACCCGGAGCATCCCGTGTTTCCTTATCTGCTGAAAGGAGTTGCCATTGAACGAAAAAATCAAGTCTGGAGCGCTGATATCACCTACATCCCCATGCAGCGCGGCTTTCTGTACCTGGTGGCAGTGATAGACTGGTGGAGCCGCTTCGTGCTGGCTTGGGAGCTATCGAACTCGATGGATAGTTCTTTCTGCGTGGATGCGCTCAACAAGGCTTTGCGCATCTCTACGCCGGAGGTGTTCAACACGGACCAGGGAGCGCAGTTCACGAGTCGTGAATTTACCGGAGTTCTGCAGAGCAAGGGAATTGCAATCAGCATGGACGGCAAAGGTCGCGCAATCGACAACGTCTTCATTGAGCGGCTGTGGTGGACGGTGAAATATGAGGATATTTACCCCAGGGCGTACTGTGATGGGATCGAGCTATACCATGGGCTTACGCGCTATTTTCGGTACTACAACGAGGAGCGCGGTCATTCGTCGTTGGACAAAAGAACTCCCGCTGACGTATACAGGGGCAACTTGAATGTTCATTGACTTGGCTCGTAGCCGTTGCTCCGCTCCGCCCTCGGCCCTTCGGGCCGCCCCTACGGGGACGGGCTACGCTCCACAACGGCTATGGCGACCCGCCTCCTCGGAGGCACAAACTCGGACGCCGGGCTCCACCTTAAAAAGACCGATCAGTGGTCCAAAGGATGGGGGGAGGCGCAGCCATCTTCGCTGGTATACCGACGGATCAGCCCTCCATCCTGCAGTTCCTGCTGTATTGCTTCAACAGTCCCGATAACCCTTGGATCATCAAACGGGAGAAATCCCATGATCGGAATCAACAGGCAGGAAGCGTCCAGCTCCGTGGTGTCGTAATGTTGAACAAAGGTACTGCGCTGGGCGTCAAACCCCTGTTCCAGGACTTCCTGACGAATCGCCGACATCGCCTCTTCCCAACGCTCAACATCACAATCGAAGCCATGCTGCTCGGCCATGTCCACGCCCCGTTGCAACGCGACCCAGCACATGACCTTGGAAAAGATAAAATGTTGTGGTTCACACCTGACTTCCCAAATACCTGCATCCGGGTCCTGCCAATGCGCATGGACATATTCACAAATATCTCTGAGCACCTCCCAATGCTCCTCACTGATACTCCCGGCATGACTGATAAGACGCGAGACAACACCCATCAGCTCACCGTAGATATCCATCTGAACCTGCCCGGCAGCCGCGTTACCAATTCTGACTGGCCGAGAATCCTTATGCCCATCAAGATGCGTCAACTCCTGCTCTTCAAGCTGACTATCCTCTCGAAGACCATACATGATTTGTAGTTCACTCTTTCTGCTTCGGTCCAGAACTGATCGCAGCCAATCAAGAAACTTTTCGGCTTCAGCGATATGACCCAGTTCATAAAATGCCTGCAACGTGAATGAAGCGTCACGTATCCATGTAAATCGGTAATCCCAATTACGGGTTCCCCCGATTTCTTCAGGCAAGGAAGTCGTCGGAGCGGCTGCCAGAACACCTGTCGGACGGTACTGAAGCAGTTTGAGAACCAGCGCAGATCGTTCAATCATTTCAGTGTACTCATCGAAACGATAATTACACTCGGTCTCGCTTCTCTCCATCCACTCCCGCCAATACTCAGTAGTATACTCCAGCGCCTGAAGCCCGGAATCCGCGGTTACGCACGCCTTATCCTCTCTGCTGCATCTCCCATCGGGAGCACTGGCCCCCAGGCGGAGCCACGCCTCTTCTCCTTCACTCATGCTCCACGTGCCGACCACTGCATCATCATGGATTTCCAGAGGTCTGGTGGCAGTCAGAGCCAACTCCATGTCACCCCCCACAGCCACTGCTCCACCGTCCAGTTTGGAGAATGAAGTCTTCTCACGCGCATAATCATAGGCAGGGGCAAAACGAACGCGAACCGACACCTGTCCTTTCTCCACCGTCACCCGGCGAAAAATGCGCGTCCCTTCTGCCTCTTCTGAATCTGAATCATTGGATTGATCTTTGGTCACAGGCATGAAGTCGGTCACACGAAGCACACCAGCTCCGGTCTCCATGCGGGAAACAAGGATATTGGTTTTCTCCTCATACCGCTGAGAACACTGCAACTTATCGATTGGCACATCAGGCCCGACCGCAAAACTGCCACCTTTATCTGCATCAAGTATGGCGGCAAAAACGGATGGAGAGTCGAGGTGGGGATAGCAGAACCAGTCGATACTCCCGTCAACTGCCACCAGCGCAACAGTTCGCAGATTACCTATGATCCCATACTCGCCAATATCCTTGTACATGCTCTCGTATCCCGATCAGGAAAGCATATAGCGCAGAGCATAGCCAAAAGAAGGATACGCCCACGGATGGGCAAGCAATTCCTTCCGCGTCAGACCATAACGGATGGCCAACCCGAAGATGTTCGCCACCTCTTCCGCGTGCTGGCCCAGATAGTGGGCTCCCAAAATTGTACCTGTTTGCTTCTCTACAAGCACTTTGTATTCGGCATAATCCATGCCGATGCGTTTGTGCTCCGACCATTTGGCCGCATCACCGGAATACACCGTGAAGGACTCGCCGCGTTCCCGGGCCTCTTCTTCCAGCAACCCCACAGCCATAAGCGGGGGGTCGGTGAAAACAGTTGATCCGGTTCCGCGCAAATCAGATTCCTCGCCTGCGTCATCGATAATATTTGCGGCGATCGTATCCGCCTGCAACGCCGCGACCGGGGTCAAGGCAAGTCCTGGTTCGACGCAATCACCGGCAGCGTAAATCCGTGGATTGGTACTCTGGAGTCGGCCATTGACCTTGATGCCTTCTGAGGATTTTTCAACGCCAACCTTGTCAAGCTGTAGCGATTCAATATTGGGAGTACGGCCTACCGCAACAACTGCCATTGAAGCACTGAACGATTCTTTGCCGTTCTCCCCGGATGTAACAATCGAAACTCCTGACTTGGACTTCTCAACCTCATCAATGGAGTGGTTCAACAAAACGCTCACACCGTGTGATTCCATTGCCTTGACCAGTCGGCCAGCCAAATCCGGGTCGAATCCCCGCAAAACACGATCACTCCGGTTCAATATGGTCGCCTTGGCCCCGACAGCAGCGGCTACTGACGCAAACTCGAACGAGATGAAACCACCACCGATAAATATCAAGGAATCCGGCATGGTCTTGAGATTCAGGAAGTCGTCGCTTGTCAACAGCAGGTCATTCCCGGGGATATCTGGAATCTTTGGGCTGGCACCCACTCCAATCACGACATTGCGCGCCTGCAAAACTCCGTACCCCGGGACCTCGACATCGCCGTTATCATCAAAACGAGCGTCCCCCGCAATGACCGCTATGCCCGCTTTTTCCAATGAATCGCGAACCGCATCGGAAATGGGTTCCGTCGATGTGTGTTTGTAATTCCACAGCGTATCCCAATCTATCCGCGTATCGCCCACGATGCCCTGCTTCTGCATGGAACGAACGCGCGTTACGGCATGGGCAGTATCGGCAAAAATTTTTTTTGGCTCACACCCTCGAAGCGGACAGACACCGCCCCATCCATCTCTTTCCACAACGGCAACTCGCAGTCCGGCACTATTGCATTTTCTTGCTACTCCGCCTCCGGCAGCACCTGACCCGATAACGACGACATCATATTCTTCTTTCTTCAATTGGGACCTCCGTTGGTGTGGATGTATCTCCAGGCAGTGACTTCATGGTCACAGTCCAATCATTGCATATTTACTCCCATACTCACATAAAACGGGGGAAAGTAAAGGCAAAACGACTCCTTGCACAACAAGTCGCCTGTTGTACTCGTGCAATCAGCTATTTTGAAGGAACTGGAGGAGCTACCTGGAAAGTCGCTGTCTGAGTGAAAGAGGGTAATCGGTTATGATCCCGAAGCAGCCGCCACTGGCAAGACTGACCGCCCTATCCATGTCGTTCACCGTATAGGGTGCCACCCGAATCCCGTGCTCCATCAATCTACTAACCAGCGCCACATCAATCATTTGATAATCGGGATGATAGCAGGTGCATCCAAATCGCTGAAGGTAGGCAACAATATCTTCCGGATGTTTATTTTCCACCAGAACAGCTAATGGAATTTCAGGGTATCTGGCTTTCATTTCAGCCAGGTAGTCGTGATTGAATGAAGAAATGAGAACAAGGTCCTGGACGTTCAATTCATGCACGATGTCGACAACATCACCAACGATAGACAGATCATCCGCGGCACCGGCCTGATTTTTGATTTCAACGTTTACTGGCAGGTTATGTTTTCGCGAGAAGGCAAGGGCCTCTTTCAATGAAGGGATACGCTGCCCACGCATCAAGTCCAAATCGTTAGCCGACATCTCTCCAGCCGCAATAGTGCCAAAGGGATCGCTTGTTATGAACCATGATCCGGCATCGAGCTTCTGGAGTTCATCCCAAGTATAGTCACGTATTCGCCTTGAGCGTCGGTCAGAGAAATCCGGATGGGTGGAGATATCCGTGGTGCGGTCAAGGACATCATCATGGAATACCACCAGCGTGCCGTCAGCGACTTTGTGAACATCAAGCTCCCAGTAATCGGCACCAAACTCAAGACCTCGCTGTGCAGCCAGCATTGTGTTCTCCGGAGCATGGGCCCGAGCGCCACGGTGAGCACATACATATCCGGATTGTGGCAGATGGTCGAAAAACACTACTCACCTCGTTTGGTGAAATAGAAATTGGCCAATGCCATCAACGATGTGCCGACAATCAACAACAGGGAAACCGCATTGATAACCGGGGTACTTCCGTCCCGAACCTGCAAGTACAGATTAATGGGGAGTGTCGGTTCCGATCCGACGAGGAACAACGTGGTGTTGAAGTTTTCAAAACTCATCAAAAAGGCCACGGCTCCGGCGCCGATTATGGCCGGACGCAGGAACTTCAATGTGATGTGCCAAATAACACCAAGCTGTGTGGCTCCGAGGTTCAGCGCAGCCTCCTCCAAAGAATGGTCGAATTTGCGAAGCCGTGCGGAAACCACAAGAGTGACGAACGTCGTGATGAAAGAGAACTGACCTACGACAACCAGCCAGAAGCTGGGGCGAAACAATTCCACATCGATACCGAAGTTCATATCAAAATACGTCCCAGCCGTATTGGCAGCCAGGAGCAGCGAGATACCCAGAATAACGCCTGGAATAACCAGCGGCGCGAGCATCAGAAAATACAGTACCCCCTTGAAGCGAAACTCTTCCTGCTCGAACAGGAAGCTGGCGCACGTCCCCACGACAACACTCAGGATGGAAACGAAAAAGGCCGTCTTGAAACTCGTCATAATGGCACGCAGATTCTGGTCGTCATGGAAAAGACCGACCCGATCCGGTCCATCAGCCACAAACCAGTCGAGGCTAAATCCCTGCCATGGCAAGGACGGAAAATTGGAATCATTGAACGCCAGCACACAGGTGACGACAAGCGGTGCAAAAAGGAATATAAAATACAATACAATAAAACAGTTGAATGAAAAGTCGTATGTTTTGCTACGTGGCAGAGAGCGAATCATGATGCGACCTCCCCAAGTTTCTGACGGGTGATTTTAAGCCCAATCCAGATAATGAGGGAACTGAGCAGAAGCAGCAGGAATCCGAAGGCTGAGCCTTGATTCCAATTGAAGCTGGCAATGAACTGGTTGTAAATCTGTTCCGTGAACCAGAGCGAATTCTTTCCGCCCATGAGATTGGGAGTCAGGTAATTCCCCAGTGCCAACATGAACACCACGATGGAGCCGGAAGTAATACCGGGCTTGCAATGCGGTATGATGATGGTTCGCCAGATGGTCAGTTGCCCGGCCCCCAGGTCATGGGCCGCTTCGATGAGGCTGTCATCAAGACTCTCCATGACGGAAACAAGCGGCACGACCATGAACAGCATGGAAGTATAGACCAACCCCATGATCATGGTGGCGTCATTGTACAGCATTTCGATGGGCCTATCGATGAGCCCCAACTTCAGCATGAAGAAGTTGAGCACGCCGGACTCGCGTAGCAGAATCATCCATCCGTAGATACGGACCAGTTCACTGACCCAGAATGGGAGCAGCAGGAGGATCATCAAGGCCCCCTGCACCTTTGATCTGGCCAGTTTGGCGATATAGAAGGAGACCGGCATGGCGATCAAAAAGCAGATGAACGTCGTGATGACAGCGTACAGAGCCGTGCGAACAAACGTCAGCCAGTAGATAGGTTCGGTAAAGAAATTCCTGTAATTCTGAAGTGTCCAGACTACATCACCGTAATCATTCTCCCCACGAAAACTCATGGTTAACAGATCAAGATGCGGGAGAATGATCAGAAGCAGCAGCCAGGAGATCACCGGCGCAAAAAATATCCAGAATGCAAGACGTGAACGCGGCATATCACCCCTCCGCCTCAAAACAGACACCCGATTCGGGATGCCACCCCACTGTGATCACATTGCCCGGCTCAATATGGTCGAACCGCCGATTCTGCGGCAGTGTCACAATGAGTTCGTGCTCCTGTTCAGTCAGGGTCAACAGACGACTGTTGGCTCCATCAAACAGAATACTTTTCACTGTCACATCAAAGACATTCAAGCCCTCTTTGTCACGGGGTTCGATGACCATCGCTTCAGGTCGCAGAAAAAGATCAACCCGCGCCCCTTGATGACACGGCGTATGCGACCTGGCCCGAAACGAATACCCTTCGTCAGTTGTCACCAAGACGTCACCGGACAGTCCCTGCGTCACGACACCGCTCCACTTGTTGGTATCCCCAACGAACTGCGCCACAAAAGGCGTATCGGGTTCACCGTACAATTCCTGTGGGGTTCCAACCTGCTCGAAACGGCCATTATTCATGACAGCCACCCGATCAGACATGACCAAAGCCTCGGACTGATCATGCGTAATATAGATGAATGTGGTCCCCACCTTGTTCTGGAGCTTTTTCAACTCCACCTTCATCTGTTCACGCAGCTTGAGATCCAACGCTCCCAGAGGTTCATCCAGCAACAGAACAGATGGTTCCAGTACGAGACAGCGAGCAATTGCGACTCGCTGCTTCTGCCCACCTGATAACTGATTGATCTGCTTGGAGCCGTACCCTGGCAGCCCCACTCGTTCGAGCATGGCTTCGACTTTTTTGCTGGTCGTCGGTGCATCAACACCCCGCCGCTTCAACCCGAAGGCAATATTATCGGCGACATTCATCATCGGAAACAAAGCCAGATGCTGAAAAACCAGATTGACGGGACGCTTGTTCGGAGGAACGCCAAGCATATCCTCCCCGCGAA from Pseudodesulfovibrio profundus encodes the following:
- a CDS encoding ABC transporter permease codes for the protein MIRSLPRSKTYDFSFNCFIVLYFIFLFAPLVVTCVLAFNDSNFPSLPWQGFSLDWFVADGPDRVGLFHDDQNLRAIMTSFKTAFFVSILSVVVGTCASFLFEQEEFRFKGVLYFLMLAPLVIPGVILGISLLLAANTAGTYFDMNFGIDVELFRPSFWLVVVGQFSFITTFVTLVVSARLRKFDHSLEEAALNLGATQLGVIWHITLKFLRPAIIGAGAVAFLMSFENFNTTLFLVGSEPTLPINLYLQVRDGSTPVINAVSLLLIVGTSLMALANFYFTKRGE
- a CDS encoding dihydrolipoyl dehydrogenase family protein, with the translated sequence MKKEEYDVVVIGSGAAGGGVARKCNSAGLRVAVVERDGWGGVCPLRGCEPKKIFADTAHAVTRVRSMQKQGIVGDTRIDWDTLWNYKHTSTEPISDAVRDSLEKAGIAVIAGDARFDDNGDVEVPGYGVLQARNVVIGVGASPKIPDIPGNDLLLTSDDFLNLKTMPDSLIFIGGGFISFEFASVAAAVGAKATILNRSDRVLRGFDPDLAGRLVKAMESHGVSVLLNHSIDEVEKSKSGVSIVTSGENGKESFSASMAVVAVGRTPNIESLQLDKVGVEKSSEGIKVNGRLQSTNPRIYAAGDCVEPGLALTPVAALQADTIAANIIDDAGEESDLRGTGSTVFTDPPLMAVGLLEEEARERGESFTVYSGDAAKWSEHKRIGMDYAEYKVLVEKQTGTILGAHYLGQHAEEVANIFGLAIRYGLTRKELLAHPWAYPSFGYALRYMLS
- a CDS encoding glycoside hydrolase family 15 protein gives rise to the protein MYKDIGEYGIIGNLRTVALVAVDGSIDWFCYPHLDSPSVFAAILDADKGGSFAVGPDVPIDKLQCSQRYEEKTNILVSRMETGAGVLRVTDFMPVTKDQSNDSDSEEAEGTRIFRRVTVEKGQVSVRVRFAPAYDYAREKTSFSKLDGGAVAVGGDMELALTATRPLEIHDDAVVGTWSMSEGEEAWLRLGASAPDGRCSREDKACVTADSGLQALEYTTEYWREWMERSETECNYRFDEYTEMIERSALVLKLLQYRPTGVLAAAPTTSLPEEIGGTRNWDYRFTWIRDASFTLQAFYELGHIAEAEKFLDWLRSVLDRSRKSELQIMYGLREDSQLEEQELTHLDGHKDSRPVRIGNAAAGQVQMDIYGELMGVVSRLISHAGSISEEHWEVLRDICEYVHAHWQDPDAGIWEVRCEPQHFIFSKVMCWVALQRGVDMAEQHGFDCDVERWEEAMSAIRQEVLEQGFDAQRSTFVQHYDTTELDASCLLIPIMGFLPFDDPRVIGTVEAIQQELQDGGLIRRYTSEDGCASPHPLDH
- a CDS encoding ABC transporter permease, which encodes MPRSRLAFWIFFAPVISWLLLLIILPHLDLLTMSFRGENDYGDVVWTLQNYRNFFTEPIYWLTFVRTALYAVITTFICFLIAMPVSFYIAKLARSKVQGALMILLLLPFWVSELVRIYGWMILLRESGVLNFFMLKLGLIDRPIEMLYNDATMIMGLVYTSMLFMVVPLVSVMESLDDSLIEAAHDLGAGQLTIWRTIIIPHCKPGITSGSIVVFMLALGNYLTPNLMGGKNSLWFTEQIYNQFIASFNWNQGSAFGFLLLLLSSLIIWIGLKITRQKLGEVAS
- a CDS encoding ABC transporter ATP-binding protein, with the protein product MTNDLSVRNMVKRFGDFLAVDNVSFDVPTGSFFSILGPSGCGKTTLLRMIAGFEAPTSGSIEIRGEDMLGVPPNKRPVNLVFQHLALFPMMNVADNIAFGLKRRGVDAPTTSKKVEAMLERVGLPGYGSKQINQLSGGQKQRVAIARCLVLEPSVLLLDEPLGALDLKLREQMKVELKKLQNKVGTTFIYITHDQSEALVMSDRVAVMNNGRFEQVGTPQELYGEPDTPFVAQFVGDTNKWSGVVTQGLSGDVLVTTDEGYSFRARSHTPCHQGARVDLFLRPEAMVIEPRDKEGLNVFDVTVKSILFDGANSRLLTLTEQEHELIVTLPQNRRFDHIEPGNVITVGWHPESGVCFEAEG
- a CDS encoding glycerophosphodiester phosphodiesterase; translation: MFFDHLPQSGYVCAHRGARAHAPENTMLAAQRGLEFGADYWELDVHKVADGTLVVFHDDVLDRTTDISTHPDFSDRRSRRIRDYTWDELQKLDAGSWFITSDPFGTIAAGEMSANDLDLMRGQRIPSLKEALAFSRKHNLPVNVEIKNQAGAADDLSIVGDVVDIVHELNVQDLVLISSFNHDYLAEMKARYPEIPLAVLVENKHPEDIVAYLQRFGCTCYHPDYQMIDVALVSRLMEHGIRVAPYTVNDMDRAVSLASGGCFGIITDYPLSLRQRLSR